TTTGCCCTTCAATCTTACTCCGCTACTCCGCTGATTAAACTCTTTTTTCCTTTATGCATATTGATTTTTGTCTTTTGTATCTTTTTTCTTTCATTTAATGATCTCAATTTCCTGTTTCTTGATTTCATTTGTTCTCCTATTTTTGGTATCAATAAAACTTTTTTTGGTATATGTCCAACTCCTGCCCGCATAGGATGCATAGTGTATGCTAAAATCAGTACCTCGAATCGAATTCTGCTAACTGCAAGAAAACTTCAGTGAAAGAAAAATCACCGTCTAAAAAATACCCATGTCTTGGCACTGTCTCTAAAAAGAAAGCAAAAGAAGCAAAATAAAAAAATAATCACAGTGTAGATATGAATTATGCAATTTCCTCATGAAGGCAGGGGTATTTTCCACAGGCTTCTGAGTTATATCTGGAGTGTGGTATAAAAGCAGAGAGTCCGCAAACTTCAGTCTACGGGCTGTCTGCCTCCTAAAATATAAAAATTTCTCTACTTCTTCAGTCAGACTCCTGCAACGGTCAGGTTTTCCCATTTAAACCTGTCATCAGGGCAGGCATGCAGACAGCGCTGGCAATTTGCTCCGTCACAGAGGTCGGTCCTTATTTTTACAAGCCCTTTGTCATCCATCCTGAGAGCTCCGGTAGGACATACTTTTACACACTTCTTGCAACCCTGGCAGTTCTCGATAATCATGGTAAGGTAGGTCCCGACTTTTTCAAGTACTTCAAGCCCTTCTTCTCCCAGTACCGGAATGTCCCTTTCGACCTGGCGGTCTATTTTCAGGATAGTTGAAGGCTCGCTTATCATGGGCAGTTTTTTCTTTTTCAGGAACTTCTGGAGCATCTTGAATGCCATGCCCTCGTTCCAGTAGGCAAGTTCAAGCAGATATGCTTCCTTAAAGGCTTCCGAGGTTGCAAACATCACATGCGTACCCACAATCTCTTTTGCAATTGCCTGCAGTTCCCAGAGCCTGTCTTCGGAAAGCAGGATTTCCCGGGCAACTGTAAGGGAAGTGTTCCCTATCTGTGAGACATAACTTGCATTGTAAGGGATCATTCCTACCTGATGGGCTTTTGCGGCGTCCATGTAGGTGCCGGCAGCTCCTGACATGTGGGCTATTTTGAGGTCTTCCATCTCGATGCCTGCAGCTGCACAGAGGGTAATGTGGCCTGCTCGGAGTGCGCCTATTGCTCTTCCGGCTGCGATAAGGTCTTTCTCCGTGAACTTGATGCCGTCCTGCAGGTAGATGATGCCTTCAGGAGTATGAATCTTTGGCAGGACTATCAGTTTGTTCCTCATTCCGGCTTCGATAAGGGCAATAACCCCTGTACCCGTAATGCCCTTTGCAGTGACCTCTCCTTTTTCCACGACCTCTCCTGTTTTCGGGTTTACAAGGTCTCCGATGGCTGTTTTCATGTCTTTATCAAGAACATAACAGCGGAGGTTATTCCCTTCAAACTCGACATCACAGATAGTATGAGGGGAAGCAATGGATCCGTACTCGATCTCCTGACCTTCGAGAGCAGGCCCGGCAGCAGCCGACCCTGTGTAAATAACGCCATTTGATTTAAGGGCCATTTCGGCGTTTGTCCCATAGTCAGTGGCAATTGCAACTTCGTCGCTCTCGATCATGCCTGCTTTTACAATAA
The genomic region above belongs to Methanosarcina horonobensis HB-1 = JCM 15518 and contains:
- a CDS encoding methylamine methyltransferase corrinoid protein reductive activase; this translates as MRTGVAIDLGTSGFRAQKIDLESGEIKKTVITLRNPLPGANVMDHLDFAIHYGLDKAHGLSATAVKNILNELGVKPEEMEKFSICGNPIQLSIFQGIPIEDLAYAGERKKQKYHIEEQNRDARIVPLSEITGFEEFKNCKLYVPPAIKHEVGADALALIVKAGMIESDEVAIATDYGTNAEMALKSNGVIYTGSAAAGPALEGQEIEYGSIASPHTICDVEFEGNNLRCYVLDKDMKTAIGDLVNPKTGEVVEKGEVTAKGITGTGVIALIEAGMRNKLIVLPKIHTPEGIIYLQDGIKFTEKDLIAAGRAIGALRAGHITLCAAAGIEMEDLKIAHMSGAAGTYMDAAKAHQVGMIPYNASYVSQIGNTSLTVAREILLSEDRLWELQAIAKEIVGTHVMFATSEAFKEAYLLELAYWNEGMAFKMLQKFLKKKKLPMISEPSTILKIDRQVERDIPVLGEEGLEVLEKVGTYLTMIIENCQGCKKCVKVCPTGALRMDDKGLVKIRTDLCDGANCQRCLHACPDDRFKWENLTVAGV